Proteins from one Listeria weihenstephanensis genomic window:
- a CDS encoding cell division suppressor protein YneA encodes MTLKSIWDRYYIAIIFFVTCFVLGIVLLMVTVNQAESDYNEVSVASGDSIWALADEYAGEYKMSKQEFVAWMEKENQLIDGKLTAGSTITIPVKQVTGDDSSIQLADE; translated from the coding sequence ATGACTTTAAAATCTATTTGGGATCGATATTATATTGCTATTATTTTCTTTGTTACATGTTTTGTTTTAGGAATTGTACTATTGATGGTAACAGTTAACCAAGCAGAATCAGATTATAATGAGGTTAGTGTGGCTAGCGGGGATTCAATATGGGCTTTGGCAGATGAATATGCGGGAGAATATAAGATGAGTAAACAAGAATTTGTAGCTTGGATGGAAAAGGAAAACCAATTGATTGATGGAAAGCTTACCGCTGGGAGCACAATTACTATACCAGTTAAGCAAGTAACTGGGGATGACAGTTCTATTCAGTTAGCCGATGAATAA